Part of the Panthera uncia isolate 11264 chromosome F2, Puncia_PCG_1.0, whole genome shotgun sequence genome, ttacgATTCATTTGCAGTGTACAACTTGCCAAAACATTAGAATAGCTGAACTTTCAAAAGAGATAATTATACTTGCACTGTTCAGCTCATGGGGCTGTTGTattgagagagaagggaaagtaaAAGCATATTCAAAGTGTAAAGAGGTGACAGACATCATATATTACAAACATGCTTAAAGCAAACTGCAGTTATACACTAATATGAAATGCATTTGAAGATACACTTCCTGATCTTTATTGGGAGTCtgcaacttgaaaaaaaaaaaagagtaaaagaaaaatattactagaaagaaagggagggaaaggaataaTGAAAGAAGATGAAAATAGCCGCCTTTCTTGAAAGAGAacacaggaagggagggaagaaggaacagagataaagaagaaggaaaaaagaatggaaagacgGAAAGATAAAGAGgcacaaagaagagaagagaaacagaaaggaaagagctatgaaaaaaataagcagaaacatTTGGGGTCAGTCAGTTCCTACAAGCAAGAGAAACTGGCCATGACCTGCTTAGCTTTGAGACTGGGTACAGATTTTTGCGACTGTTTAGAGAAAAACTAGCACTTTGCCCACCATTAATCTTTTCTAAAGAAAGACTTTGTTCTGCACCTGTATAAACAATCCAGATTTTTAAAACCTATATGCCTGCCTCTAATGTGTGAGACTATGTATTTATACTGATAGATTCAAGTCACCAATAGGTGATGCAGAAATCTAGCTTATGATCTCCTTTTTACATCCTTCGCTCCCCCTTCtcactttttcttccctccttggcCTGTGGCACCTAAAGTCAAGTTCAAGTTCGAGCACCCCTATGAAGAACTCTACATTCTATGGAtactctctgccttttcccagcCCAGAGAGAACGGAAAATGAGCGATATTTTCACTCAAATGATCCCCAGAGGagcccctgccccatcccttaacaaaatgacaaaatgtataGGGAGAAAACCTCTACAAATGAGGGCGACCAGGAGGGCTTGTGTGAAACATCCCCCACCAGGGAGGCCTGGCCTGGGATACGAAGGTGGACGATGCCTGAGTGATGAAGTCAGCCCAGGCCAGCCACCTGTTGTGGCACTTCAGGCACGAAGCCGGGAGCATTTGTTCTGCGGAGTTGCTGGTGGAGGGAGGCTGGCCCCATGACTTCTGCCCACTCTGTCCTGGGCTGACTGCACATTTCTTTCCTCGCACTTGGCTCCGTTTGGGAGCCTGTGAGCTTTCAGGGAAAGGACAAGTAAACACCTAACTCCGGTTTGAAGCCTAGGTTTCCTCATTGCTAAACGGAGTTACCATACCCCAGCCTCGCAGTGGTTtaatcattttgttgttttgttgttttcttttaattcctgtCGGCAGTCATATGGTGCCCAGCCCAGTGACTGGCgcacagcaggcactcagtagCTGGCCATAGGTGCCTCCTTCCAAAGTGAAGTACCCATTCCAAGAGCACCTACCTACTGCAAAGGTCCTTTGACTTAGAAAATAATGAGGCcacggttttgttttgttttctttgggggaggggagtgggcagaGGGCTTATTTTTGGTTGGCATTGAACACCATAATTCTGGATGCTGTTTTGTCGGAGTGTGCTCTTCAATACACAATCTAAAATAGGAATCGATTCCTTAGACTACAACGCAAAGAGTTGGGGCAAGAGCTTCTGTCTTATGCATTGTGGTATTACAAACAAAACGAAGCATGAAATTCTCAAGACAGTGGAAAACAGTGGATATAACGGCTTGTGATGTGTGGTGAGGGAGGCGTGTTAGCGACTGAAGACCGAGGGGCCGGGGATGCTAGACACGGATCTCCCTCCGTATTCTACTTACCAGCCCGGTGATTGGGGGTCCTTTACTTAAATCTCTATCTCTGTGGCTTAGCTTGAAGTTCTGCAAAGTGGAGATAACATTTAAGTCACAGATGTTTGAAAATGGAACGAACCGAACCAATGTActaaaagtgctttgtaaatcaTAAAGCCGCGTTAGGGGAAAAGGAGGACGGAAAAGGGAGAGGTTAACTGTTGTCAGTGTTGTTTGCTTGCTTTGCTCTTAAGCTGTGGTCGGGCAAGCCCAGGATAGGCAGTCCTACATGATGCGTTATGAACTTGGGAAACAGTTCCGCTGAAAAGTCcgggagagaagcagaggtcGCGATCCTAGGGCTTTGAAGCGTCTGGCAATCTCCGCCATCGCTAAGACTAGTTGGGCGTGGAAGTGGGGTGGGTACGAACAAGGTCCCCTCCTTCACTTGCCCGACACACATCTCTCACTGACAATCTGAGGGTCCCACGGACCCGGGGCCCCAAATCGCGGCTCAGCGGAgacttccccttccctgcccccaacagCAGATCCTGAGCGCAGAAAAACGGTCCCCACCCCTTCCACGCCCCCGCCCCACCTCTTGCTCCCCTTTCCAACCCCCTCGTCTTTGCCCGGGTGGTTTGTCCCGAGGAGTACAAATAAATAGTCCTGTCAAAAGGCGCAGCTAGCGCTAGTGCGCGCGGGGCCTGGGCGGGGGCGCGGACTCCTCGGCCCGCGCTCTCCCGGGTCCGCGGCACGGCTCGCTCCCCGGCGGGGCTGCCTACCCGGGTCTCCAGTCTCGCTCCGAACGCTGCCTGGCCCCCCGCCTCCGCCAGAGGGAGCGGAAGGCCGACACCGCGAGGCTGGCCTGGGGCAGGAAGGCGGGAGCGCGTGGGCGTGGGGGACGCGGTGATGTCCACCGGCTCGGTGAGCGACCCCGAGGAGATGGAGCTGCGGGGGCTGCAGCGGGGGTACCCGGTCCCCGCCTCCAAGAGGCCGCCCCTCCGCGGCGCCGAGCGCAGCTACATCTCGCCCAGTGACAACTCCTCGGCCGAGGAGGAAGACCCCGACGGCGAGGAAGAGCGGTGCGCGCTGGGAGCGGCCGGCGGCGCGGAGGGCTGCAAGAGGAAACGGCCGCGCGTGGCTGGGGGCGGCGGCGGCAAGAAGCCCCTCCCGCCCAAGGGCTCGGCGGCCGACTGCAAGCAGTCGCAGCGCAACGCCGCCAACGCCCGCGAGCGCGCCCGGATGCGCGTGCTGAGCAAAGCCTTCTCCAGGCTCAAGACCAGTCTGCCTTGGGTGCCCCCAGACACTAAGCTTTCGAAGCTCGACACGCTCCGGCTGGCTTCCAGTTACATCGCGCACCTGCGGCAGCTGCTGCAGGAGGACCGCTACGAGAACGGCTACGTGCACCCGGTGAACCTGGTAGGGGCGCCGCACGCGAGGCTCGGGGCGAGCGGCCGGGAAATGCTCAGGGAGCTCCCGCGTGCCAGGCAGGGTCAGCCCCCTGGCAAGAACccgaaaggtggggggggggtgctggaatGGGTGGTGAGGAGTCCAGTTTAGTTTCTCCCAGTCAAGGGAGGGGCCAGGCCGTTTTCCTGGGGAAGAACCGTGCACCCTTCAGTGCTTCTTCATTCTGATCTTTGTACCTGGTACTTTGCCCTGTGACAGCAGTTGGCTTAAATCCTACTTCCGGGGTGAATCTCGATGCCATCTGCGTCCACCACCCGGTTGCAGATTCAATGGCAAGTCTCTGTCGCCCAAGCTTTTCCATCTAAGAGTCAGATTCCATTTAAGGAGCCCTACTTactgaaaggaaggagggaaggccgAGCTCTATTTAATCAGCCTTTGGATGTTAAAAAGTTCTTGCAGAATAGCAGAGGTTTCCCCAAAAGGGATTTGTCTGGAAAGTCCCTTTCTAACCTGCCAACTTTCCAGGCTTGAGAAAGAACCTATTCCAGTTCCTACTTAGAGTGGAGGGCTGatgatggggtgtgtgtgtgtgtgtgcgcgcgcgcgcgcgcgcgtccTGGGGGAAGGGAATTAAACACAAAATCCCAAACTTTTTCAAGTTTCACCAAATCATCTTGAGGGCAAAGTCCAGGAGGAAGCGTGGACGGAAGTCTTAACGTCTCACGCAATCAAAATCTAGTAAAATTAAAATCCCACTTTGGAGAGAAGATACCCAAATTCCCAGAACACGGATAAAATCTGAGCTACTCAAAGCCAGGGGTATTCCAGGGTTCATTTAAGAGAGCGGTTTCGCTTTGAGacggtattttttttccttcgaTGTCTGATTCTCTTTTGACTTTACAGACATGGCCGTTCGTGGTCTCAGGACGACCTGACACCGACACCAAAGAAGTTTCCTCAGCCAACAGATTATGTGGGACCACCGCTTAGATCGAAGTCACTTGCTGGAGTTACTGTTCAAGCGCGTGTGTTTGGGGGCCACGGAGAGAAGGGAGCATGAGAACCCCCAGAGAATGGGGAAAAGTGCCATCGGACTCTGCTAAATCCTCCTCgacaccccccacccacccgaACTGTGAGCAGGACGTGAGGCGGGCGTTGGGGACAGAGCCTGAGGGCTGGCCGTGTGGCCGTCATCGCAGGGCGCCAAGGGCTGCGGCTGCTGGGGATCCTGGCGACGacagttttcttttccaaagaccTTCCTTCTGTCTCTACAACGCGCAACCAGATCCAGCCTCGGGCTTTAGCAGTGTAGAGTGACCCCCGCGCTGTCGTGCCAAACCGCCTACGAGTTAGTTTCCCGACTGAGCCAGATAGACGTATACGATGGCGGGGCCCTGCCCAGCACAAGCTTGTTACGGTGAGGCAGTGGTTAGAACGTGCTCTGGATGAGTGGCTTTACAGACAGCAGTCTTCACGCGAGACCAACATCGGGGCATGTTTTTAAGTTGCAAAGAGAGGGGAGTGGCACACCTGGGCCAGGTTTGTACCCCCACGGGACCCCAGCCTCCGGGAGGCAGGGGCACGCCCGCTCCGCCTAGGGAAAGACGGAGGCGCCCTTTCCCAGACCACCTGACCCGGGTTGGCCCGGGGCGCTCCCGGCGCTTCTGCCTCCGGGCTGCAGTCAAGCCCTTCACTCCCCCCAGGCTCCAGCTGCTTCCCAGCCAGGCTTCTGTCTCCACCCGCCTCCCGTCTAAACTAGAGCCTCCCACCCCCGCACCCCGCACCCCGCACCCCACCAGGCTCGCGTCCCCTTCAGGCCTCCGTCCAGTCCTTCCTCCCACGCCTCCTTGCAGCACCCCTCCTCCGGCCCCTGACCATCCCCAGCGGGCCTGCCGCCTCCAGGCTCTGGTCGCCTCCCCCGGCCCACCGTCCAGGCTCTGCCTCGCGGGAGGAGTGCGCTGGGTGGTCCGCTGAGGCTGTACGTACCCAGTGACCCCCCTCAGGGGAAATGCGCCGCTGTCTCGAGGCTGCACTACCACAGCAACtagcaaatgtaaataaatttatttttttatgaataataaaacGCGTTGTGAAAACCGAGTGGCCGTGGGCGCGGCAGAATGTGGTCTTTGTTGCCTTTTACCTAGGTTGGTCCGGAAGTTCATTTAAAGGTGCTTTCTTGGCTCCCTGCGCTGGGATTGGTTCTTTCTCTGCAGAACGGGTGGT contains:
- the MSC gene encoding musculin, with product MSTGSVSDPEEMELRGLQRGYPVPASKRPPLRGAERSYISPSDNSSAEEEDPDGEEERCALGAAGGAEGCKRKRPRVAGGGGGKKPLPPKGSAADCKQSQRNAANARERARMRVLSKAFSRLKTSLPWVPPDTKLSKLDTLRLASSYIAHLRQLLQEDRYENGYVHPVNLTWPFVVSGRPDTDTKEVSSANRLCGTTA